The following are encoded together in the Gilvimarinus sp. DA14 genome:
- the gltB gene encoding glutamate synthase large subunit, producing MTTGLYSLDEFKDNCGFGLIAHLKGKTSHRLLETAIESLTCMTHRGGIAADGKTGDGCGLLLQKPDSFLRAVAKEAGCDELGEVYGVGAVMLSRNVEKADQARRVLEDALRAEGLQPAGWREVPVDSSCLGPIALESLPLFNHVFVNAPADTSNAVFSAKLLMARRRTELALKEDTSFYIASLSTSILSYKGLMMPVDLPKFFADLADERLETAICVFHQRFSTNTMPQWPLAQPFRMLAHNGEINTVMGNRNWSVARTDKFSTPLLPDIAEVAPLVNRTGSDSSSLDNMLEVLLIGGMELHRAVRMLVPPAWQNVEHMDSDLRAFYEYNSMHVEPWDGPAGLVITDGRYAVCTLDRNGLRPSRWVITKDDLITVASEVGVYGYKPEDVVAKGRLGPGQILSVDTETGKLYHTEDIDAQLKAGKPYKQWLKDNAVRIESTLETDVAENGLSAAEMKAYMKQYQVTFEERDQVLRPLAEGGQEAVGSMGDDTPMAVLSGKQRSLYDYFRQQFAQVTNPPIDPLREAIVMSLETCVGRELSVYDETEAHANRVILSSPVLSPAKFRALKNLGRDDYKAETFSLAYDPEKVGLKQAVIELRERVAEAVSAGTVQVILSDMGLQQGQLPVHALLATGAVHHYLTQKGLRCDANIIVETGTARDSHQVATLIGYGATAVYPYLSYYVMNDLLNKGELLTDVDQAYKNYRKGLDKGLLKILSKMGISTITSYRGAQLFEAVGLAEDVVDMCFTGTTSRIKGARFEDLEADQKALAKTAWLDRKPIVQGGLLKYVHGQEYHAFNPDVVQTLQKAVQSGNWSDWQKYSDLVNTRPVATLRDLIKVRGGVGEPISVDEVEPVESIIKRFDSAGMSLGALSPEAHEALAEAMNTLGGRSNSGEGGEDPARFNTPKVSKIKQIASGRFGVTPHYLVNAEVLQIKVAQGAKPGEGGQLPGGKVNQLIARLRYSVPGVTLISPPPHHDIYSIEDLAQLIYDLKQVNPDALVSVKLVSRPGVGTIAAGVAKAYADLITISGYDGGTAASPLTSIRYAGSPWELGLSETHQTLRANDLRDKVRVQTDGGLKTGLDVIKAAMLGAESFGFGTAPMVALGCKYLRICHLNNCATGVATQNDKLRRDHYIGTVEMAKNFFRFVAEEARLLMADLGVRSLAELVGRVDLLELTEGITEKQKQLDLSPVVHTDDFLATKPQLCAVDRNHPFDKGELAEAMVREILPTIEAKKGGEFSFHLTNCDRSIGARLSGEIAKRYGNQGMADAPIKLQLTGIAGQSFGVWNAGGLEMYLEGDANDYVGKGMAGGKIVIRPPKGSEFASNRTSIIGNTCLYGATGGKLFAAGTAGERCGVRNSGAHVVVEGAGDHCCEYMTGGVVTVLGDTGVNFGAGMTGGFAYVLDESNTFVDRYNHELVEIHRVDTESLEAHRNHLRSVIEEFTRETESAWGEQLLANFDDYVGKFWLVKPKAASMKSLLESMKNRGE from the coding sequence ATGACCACTGGTCTGTACAGTTTGGACGAGTTTAAAGATAACTGCGGCTTCGGTCTGATTGCCCATCTTAAGGGTAAGACCAGCCACCGTTTACTCGAAACTGCTATCGAATCCCTGACCTGCATGACCCACCGCGGTGGTATTGCGGCCGATGGTAAAACTGGTGATGGCTGCGGTCTGTTGCTGCAAAAGCCCGACAGTTTTCTGCGAGCTGTCGCCAAAGAGGCCGGCTGCGATGAGCTGGGTGAAGTCTATGGCGTAGGCGCGGTGATGTTGAGCCGCAATGTCGAAAAGGCCGATCAGGCTCGCCGCGTACTTGAAGACGCCTTGCGTGCAGAGGGACTGCAACCTGCAGGCTGGCGCGAAGTGCCAGTGGACTCCAGTTGTCTGGGGCCTATCGCTCTTGAGTCTTTGCCGCTGTTTAACCATGTATTTGTCAATGCGCCCGCGGATACCAGCAATGCTGTTTTCAGTGCAAAATTGCTGATGGCCCGCCGTCGCACTGAGCTGGCTCTTAAGGAAGACACTTCCTTTTATATAGCCAGCCTAAGCACCAGCATCCTCTCCTATAAAGGGTTGATGATGCCGGTGGACTTGCCCAAATTTTTTGCCGATCTGGCCGACGAACGTTTGGAAACCGCTATTTGTGTATTCCACCAGCGCTTCTCCACCAACACCATGCCTCAGTGGCCGCTGGCGCAGCCTTTCCGCATGCTGGCGCACAATGGTGAAATCAACACGGTTATGGGTAACCGCAACTGGTCGGTCGCCCGCACCGATAAGTTCTCTACCCCGCTACTGCCCGATATCGCCGAAGTGGCGCCGCTGGTTAATCGTACTGGCTCTGATTCATCCAGCCTCGATAACATGCTCGAGGTGCTGCTGATTGGTGGCATGGAGCTGCATCGTGCTGTGCGTATGCTGGTGCCGCCGGCGTGGCAAAACGTAGAGCACATGGACTCAGACTTGCGCGCCTTCTACGAATATAACTCCATGCACGTAGAGCCTTGGGATGGTCCCGCGGGACTCGTGATTACCGATGGTCGCTATGCGGTTTGTACTCTTGATCGCAATGGCTTGCGGCCGTCGCGCTGGGTTATCACCAAAGACGATTTGATTACTGTAGCCTCCGAAGTGGGTGTTTATGGCTACAAGCCTGAAGATGTGGTTGCCAAGGGCCGTCTTGGCCCGGGTCAGATCCTGTCTGTCGATACCGAAACCGGTAAGCTTTATCACACCGAAGACATCGATGCCCAACTTAAGGCCGGTAAACCTTACAAGCAGTGGTTGAAAGACAATGCCGTGCGCATTGAGTCTACCTTAGAGACCGATGTGGCTGAGAACGGCTTGTCTGCAGCCGAAATGAAAGCTTACATGAAGCAGTATCAGGTGACCTTCGAGGAGCGTGACCAAGTACTGCGCCCGCTGGCCGAAGGTGGTCAGGAGGCGGTCGGCTCGATGGGGGATGACACTCCCATGGCGGTACTGTCTGGTAAGCAGCGCTCCCTGTACGACTATTTCCGTCAGCAGTTTGCGCAGGTAACTAACCCGCCAATCGACCCCCTGCGTGAAGCGATTGTAATGTCGCTCGAAACTTGTGTGGGCCGCGAGTTGTCGGTTTACGACGAAACCGAAGCCCACGCCAATCGCGTCATCCTCAGTTCGCCGGTATTGTCGCCAGCGAAATTTCGCGCACTGAAAAACTTGGGGCGCGATGACTATAAAGCCGAGACCTTCTCGCTCGCTTACGATCCGGAGAAAGTAGGTTTAAAACAAGCCGTGATTGAGCTGCGCGAGCGTGTCGCAGAAGCTGTGAGCGCAGGTACAGTACAAGTTATATTGAGTGATATGGGGCTGCAACAGGGCCAGCTGCCGGTGCATGCGCTGTTGGCAACGGGTGCTGTGCATCACTACCTGACTCAGAAAGGGCTGCGCTGCGACGCTAACATTATTGTTGAGACCGGTACCGCACGCGACTCCCATCAGGTGGCGACGCTTATCGGTTATGGTGCAACCGCCGTTTACCCTTATCTCAGTTACTATGTTATGAACGACTTGCTGAACAAAGGCGAGTTGCTTACCGATGTGGATCAAGCGTATAAAAATTACCGCAAAGGGCTGGACAAAGGCCTGTTGAAGATCCTCTCTAAAATGGGTATTTCGACCATCACCTCTTACCGTGGTGCGCAACTGTTTGAAGCTGTGGGCCTGGCCGAAGATGTGGTGGACATGTGCTTTACCGGTACCACCTCGCGCATTAAAGGTGCGCGCTTCGAAGACTTGGAAGCTGATCAAAAAGCGTTGGCGAAAACCGCTTGGCTGGATCGCAAGCCTATTGTTCAAGGTGGTCTGCTGAAGTACGTACACGGCCAGGAATATCACGCGTTTAATCCAGATGTCGTACAAACGCTGCAAAAAGCGGTGCAAAGTGGCAACTGGAGCGACTGGCAGAAATATTCGGATTTGGTAAATACCCGTCCGGTGGCGACCCTGCGCGACTTGATTAAGGTGCGCGGCGGAGTGGGCGAGCCAATTTCCGTGGATGAAGTCGAGCCTGTCGAAAGCATTATCAAACGCTTTGACTCGGCGGGGATGTCCCTCGGTGCTTTGTCACCTGAAGCGCACGAAGCGCTGGCCGAGGCGATGAATACCCTTGGCGGTCGCTCCAACAGTGGTGAGGGCGGCGAAGATCCGGCGCGATTCAACACGCCTAAGGTCTCCAAAATTAAGCAGATCGCCTCCGGCCGTTTTGGTGTAACCCCACACTACTTGGTCAATGCCGAAGTGTTGCAGATTAAGGTTGCTCAGGGGGCCAAACCCGGTGAGGGTGGGCAGCTGCCAGGCGGTAAGGTTAATCAACTGATCGCACGCTTGCGCTACTCGGTGCCCGGTGTGACATTGATTTCTCCACCGCCGCACCACGATATTTACTCTATTGAAGACTTGGCGCAGCTGATTTACGACCTTAAGCAGGTCAATCCCGATGCATTGGTCTCGGTGAAACTGGTATCCCGCCCTGGTGTCGGTACTATTGCCGCCGGTGTGGCGAAAGCTTACGCTGATTTGATCACTATTTCCGGTTATGACGGCGGCACCGCTGCCAGTCCTCTGACGTCTATCCGCTACGCGGGTTCGCCCTGGGAGCTGGGCTTGTCCGAGACTCATCAGACTCTGCGAGCCAATGACTTACGCGATAAAGTTCGCGTACAAACCGACGGCGGCTTAAAAACCGGTTTGGATGTAATTAAGGCGGCCATGCTGGGTGCAGAAAGCTTTGGCTTTGGTACTGCACCTATGGTGGCCTTGGGTTGTAAATATCTGCGTATTTGTCACTTGAATAACTGCGCTACCGGTGTTGCAACCCAGAACGATAAGCTGCGTCGCGACCACTATATCGGCACCGTGGAGATGGCGAAAAACTTCTTCCGTTTCGTCGCTGAGGAAGCTCGTCTGTTGATGGCCGATCTAGGCGTGCGCTCACTGGCCGAACTGGTGGGCCGAGTGGATCTGTTGGAGCTGACCGAAGGGATAACCGAGAAGCAAAAACAATTGGATTTAAGTCCGGTGGTGCACACCGATGACTTCCTGGCCACCAAGCCGCAGCTGTGTGCGGTTGATCGCAACCACCCGTTCGACAAAGGTGAGTTGGCCGAGGCGATGGTGCGCGAGATCTTACCCACTATCGAAGCGAAAAAAGGCGGTGAGTTCAGTTTCCATCTAACAAACTGCGACCGCTCTATCGGTGCGCGCTTAAGCGGTGAAATTGCCAAGCGCTATGGCAACCAGGGGATGGCGGATGCGCCCATCAAGTTGCAGCTGACTGGTATTGCCGGGCAGAGTTTTGGCGTGTGGAACGCCGGCGGCCTGGAAATGTACCTAGAAGGAGATGCCAACGACTATGTAGGCAAAGGCATGGCTGGCGGTAAGATCGTTATCCGTCCGCCTAAAGGTTCTGAGTTTGCTTCAAATCGCACCAGCATTATCGGTAACACCTGTTTGTACGGCGCGACGGGCGGTAAATTATTTGCCGCAGGCACTGCGGGTGAGCGTTGCGGTGTGCGCAACTCGGGCGCACATGTTGTCGTCGAAGGCGCGGGCGATCACTGCTGTGAATATATGACCGGTGGTGTTGTGACTGTTCTGGGTGATACCGGCGTGAACTTTGGCGCGGGTATGACGGGCGGCTTTGCCTATGTGTTGGACGAGAGCAACACTTTTGTGGATCGCTACAACCACGAGCTGGTGGAAATTCACCGCGTGGATACTGAATCTTTAGAGGCGCACCGCAATCATTTGCGTAGTGTGATAGAAGAGTTTACTCGCGAGACCGAAAGTGCCTGGGGCGAGCAGCTGCTGGCAAACTTCGATGACTATGTTGGCAAATTCTGGCTAGTCAAACCCAAGGCGGCGAGCATGAAAAGCTTGCTTGAAAGTATGAAGAACCGCGGTGAATAA
- a CDS encoding HD-GYP domain-containing protein, producing the protein MGIKQVKLNVNELTIGMFVSGLDRPWTQTPFPLQGFYIREMDEIRKLKSLCNHVYIDVVKGRAPVSTNLKTITPGIGGAKSGKNGRRAEEIPVSVPVKPITVKRDQYLDVKPLKKEVKQARQLHQKVYTAVGQVLQQLDAERYHDIPVAETRKLASDMVDSVVRNPDAFTWLSRVQETDEYTYSHALRAAVWGILFGRHIGLAKRDLDILAMGVLLKDVGKTKLPRELIGKAELSEAEREEYEKFVEFGVQILRGTEGVEPRVISVVRTHCERLNGSGFPQHLVGDKIPLLGKIAGIVTFYDTVVTPRTATVPIAPSRAVARLYELRNTLFQEDLVVEFIRAIGLYPTGTLVELSTGEVGVVVEQNFERRLKPRVMVVIDALKNALEKPYLLDLAEDDKRKQALIDAGKRTLEDAQKIEISRDLEPGSYDVDILKIRDDYLMSNERKGLLGLLDRFKN; encoded by the coding sequence GTGGGCATCAAACAAGTCAAACTGAATGTTAACGAGCTGACAATCGGTATGTTTGTCTCGGGCCTCGATAGGCCCTGGACGCAAACCCCATTTCCGTTGCAGGGCTTCTACATTCGCGAGATGGACGAGATTCGCAAGTTAAAAAGCCTGTGCAATCACGTTTATATCGATGTGGTAAAAGGCCGCGCTCCTGTCTCAACCAATCTAAAAACTATAACGCCGGGTATTGGCGGCGCTAAGTCAGGTAAAAATGGCCGGCGCGCTGAAGAGATTCCCGTGTCGGTGCCGGTTAAGCCAATCACCGTAAAGCGCGACCAGTATCTAGACGTAAAGCCTCTGAAAAAAGAGGTAAAGCAAGCTCGCCAGTTGCACCAGAAGGTTTACACCGCCGTCGGTCAGGTATTGCAGCAGTTGGACGCCGAGCGTTATCACGACATTCCCGTTGCCGAAACGCGAAAGCTCGCCAGCGATATGGTCGACAGTGTGGTGCGTAACCCCGATGCCTTTACTTGGTTGTCGCGGGTACAAGAGACCGACGAGTACACCTATAGTCATGCGTTGCGGGCTGCCGTGTGGGGCATCTTGTTCGGCCGCCATATAGGTTTGGCAAAGCGCGACTTAGACATTCTGGCGATGGGGGTTTTGCTCAAAGATGTGGGCAAAACCAAGCTGCCACGCGAGCTGATCGGCAAAGCAGAATTAAGTGAAGCGGAGCGCGAAGAGTACGAAAAATTCGTCGAGTTTGGGGTGCAGATATTGCGCGGAACCGAGGGCGTAGAGCCCCGGGTGATTAGCGTAGTGCGCACCCACTGTGAACGCCTCAATGGCAGTGGTTTTCCACAGCATTTGGTGGGCGATAAAATTCCTTTGCTGGGTAAAATTGCGGGGATAGTAACCTTTTACGATACTGTCGTAACGCCGCGCACCGCCACCGTACCAATAGCGCCCTCCCGGGCGGTGGCCCGCCTCTACGAGCTGCGCAATACCTTGTTCCAAGAGGATTTGGTGGTGGAGTTTATTCGCGCGATCGGGCTTTACCCCACGGGCACTCTGGTAGAGCTGAGCACGGGGGAGGTTGGCGTGGTGGTGGAGCAAAACTTCGAACGCCGCTTAAAACCAAGGGTTATGGTGGTTATTGACGCGCTGAAAAACGCACTAGAAAAGCCATATTTGCTGGATTTAGCGGAAGACGACAAGCGTAAACAAGCCCTTATTGATGCCGGTAAGCGGACCCTGGAAGATGCACAGAAAATAGAAATTTCGCGCGACCTGGAACCCGGCAGCTATGATGTGGATATTTTAAAGATACGCGACGATTATTTAATGTCCAACGAGCGCAAGGGCCTGCTCGGCCTGCTGGACAGATTTAAAAATTAA
- a CDS encoding FAD-dependent oxidoreductase, with product MAERLHNNFQFIDVGRQDPQKKDIQTRKHQFVEIYEPYGKEEVASQAHRCLECGNPYCEWKCPVHNFIPNWLKLISEGNIFEAAELSHQTNTLPEVCGRVCPQDRLCEGACTLNDGFGAVTIGNAEKYITDTAFAMGWRPDMSKVQWTDKKVAVIGAGPAGLGCADVLVRNGVKPVVFDRYPEIGGLLTFGIPEFKLEKTVLTRRREIFTEMGIEFRLNTEVGKDITMAELLEQYDAVFMGMGTYNYMKGGFPGEDLPGVYDALPFLVSNVNRNLGFEKSPEEFISVKGKRVVVLGGGDTAMDCNRTSIRQGAESVACAYRRDEENMPGSKREVANAREEGVEFLFNRQPVAIVGEDKVEGVKVVTTQLGEPDENGRRRPEPIPGSEEILPADVVLIAFGFRPNPPEWLADHSVETNNWGGVVAPEEQEYMFQTSNPKVFAGGDMVRGSDLVVTAIWEGRQAAEGILDYLSV from the coding sequence ATGGCCGAGCGTTTACACAACAACTTCCAGTTTATTGATGTGGGTCGTCAAGACCCGCAGAAAAAAGACATTCAAACCCGCAAACACCAGTTTGTGGAGATTTACGAGCCCTATGGCAAAGAAGAAGTTGCCAGTCAGGCGCACCGTTGTCTTGAATGTGGTAACCCTTACTGTGAATGGAAGTGCCCGGTACACAACTTTATTCCCAACTGGCTCAAGCTGATTTCCGAGGGCAATATCTTTGAAGCGGCGGAGCTGAGTCACCAGACTAACACTTTGCCGGAAGTATGCGGTCGGGTGTGCCCGCAAGACCGTCTGTGCGAAGGCGCTTGTACTTTGAACGATGGCTTTGGCGCCGTGACCATTGGTAATGCCGAAAAATACATTACCGATACTGCGTTCGCTATGGGCTGGCGTCCGGATATGTCCAAAGTGCAGTGGACCGACAAAAAGGTCGCTGTTATCGGGGCCGGCCCCGCGGGCCTTGGCTGCGCCGACGTTTTGGTGCGCAACGGCGTTAAGCCGGTGGTGTTTGATCGCTATCCAGAAATTGGCGGGTTGCTCACCTTTGGTATTCCCGAGTTTAAGCTGGAAAAAACTGTCCTGACTCGTCGTCGCGAGATCTTTACCGAAATGGGTATTGAGTTCCGCCTCAATACCGAGGTTGGTAAAGATATCACCATGGCCGAATTGTTAGAGCAATACGATGCTGTGTTTATGGGGATGGGGACCTACAACTACATGAAAGGTGGTTTCCCCGGCGAGGATCTACCCGGCGTTTACGACGCTTTGCCGTTTTTGGTTTCAAACGTCAACCGCAACCTGGGTTTTGAAAAAAGCCCGGAAGAGTTTATTAGCGTAAAAGGTAAGCGAGTGGTTGTGCTGGGTGGTGGTGATACCGCGATGGATTGTAACCGCACCTCTATCCGTCAGGGCGCGGAATCTGTGGCCTGTGCTTACCGTCGTGATGAAGAGAATATGCCCGGCTCCAAGCGTGAGGTGGCCAACGCCCGTGAAGAAGGCGTGGAGTTCTTGTTTAATCGTCAGCCGGTCGCCATTGTCGGCGAAGACAAGGTCGAGGGCGTAAAGGTAGTTACTACTCAACTGGGTGAGCCGGACGAAAACGGCCGCCGTCGCCCCGAGCCGATTCCCGGCAGCGAAGAAATCCTGCCCGCCGATGTGGTGTTGATTGCCTTTGGTTTCCGTCCTAATCCGCCGGAGTGGTTGGCCGATCACAGTGTCGAGACCAACAACTGGGGTGGTGTGGTTGCACCTGAAGAACAGGAATATATGTTCCAGACCTCTAACCCTAAAGTCTTTGCCGGCGGCGATATGGTACGCGGCTCTGACTTGGTGGTAACCGCCATCTGGGAGGGGCGCCAAGCCGCTGAAGGGATACTCGATTATTTGAGTGTTTGA
- the asd gene encoding archaetidylserine decarboxylase (Phosphatidylserine decarboxylase is synthesized as a single chain precursor. Generation of the pyruvoyl active site from a Ser is coupled to cleavage of a Gly-Ser bond between the larger (beta) and smaller (alpha chains). It is an integral membrane protein.) has translation MTFKDSLFIASQHLIPQHTISRVAGRLANCRQPAVKKRFISWFAKRYGVDMSEAERPNLEDYECFNDFFTRAMKADARPIDNGEESIVCPADGTISQLGSINEGRIFQAKGQSYSTLELLGGDPALAEEFADGSFATVYLSPKDYHRVHMPMTGTLRQMVAVPGQLFSVNEVTARHVPRLFARNERVVCIFDTEIGPMAVVLVGAVIVAGIETVWAGEQAPIGRRVSTTYYGDAAPASIKLDKGAEMGRFKLGSTAIVLFGRDKVHWSEQFSAGTPTRMGEALGQRA, from the coding sequence ATGACGTTTAAAGACTCGCTATTTATTGCCAGCCAACATTTAATTCCTCAGCACACCATCTCGCGGGTTGCGGGGCGCCTTGCCAATTGCAGGCAGCCCGCCGTGAAAAAACGTTTTATCAGCTGGTTTGCTAAGCGCTATGGCGTGGACATGAGCGAAGCCGAGCGGCCCAACCTGGAAGACTACGAGTGCTTCAATGACTTTTTTACTCGTGCAATGAAAGCCGACGCTCGCCCGATCGACAATGGCGAAGAATCCATTGTCTGCCCCGCCGATGGCACCATCAGTCAGTTGGGCTCGATTAACGAGGGGCGCATCTTCCAGGCCAAAGGGCAAAGCTACAGTACCCTCGAGCTACTGGGCGGAGATCCGGCCCTGGCTGAAGAGTTCGCCGATGGCAGCTTCGCCACGGTCTATCTCTCCCCCAAGGATTATCATCGGGTACATATGCCTATGACCGGTACACTGCGACAAATGGTGGCGGTACCGGGACAACTGTTTTCCGTTAACGAAGTCACCGCACGCCATGTGCCGCGTTTATTTGCTCGCAACGAGCGCGTGGTCTGTATTTTCGACACGGAGATCGGCCCTATGGCGGTGGTTCTGGTAGGCGCCGTCATCGTGGCAGGAATTGAAACGGTTTGGGCTGGCGAACAGGCACCCATCGGCCGCAGGGTATCCACCACTTACTACGGCGATGCTGCGCCCGCGAGTATCAAGCTGGACAAGGGCGCCGAGATGGGCCGTTTTAAGCTGGGATCAACCGCGATTGTGTTGTTTGGCAGAGATAAAGTCCACTGGAGCGAGCAATTTAGCGCGGGTACCCCCACCCGAATGGGTGAAGCGCTCGGCCAGCGCGCATAA
- the hemE gene encoding uroporphyrinogen decarboxylase produces the protein MTDLKNDRFLRALLREPVDVTPVWMMRQAGRYLPEYRASRERAGNFMGLCGNPEAACEVTLQPLERYPLDAAILFSDILTIPDAMGLGLYFETGEGPKFKKTVRSEADVNALQVIDPKRDLPYVIDAVSLIRRELNGRVPLIGFSGSPWTLATYMIEGGSSRDFRRAKQMLYNSPEVMHQLLDTLAQSVTVYLNAQIEAGAQAVQIFDTWGGALSHQAYAEFSLNYMQKIVSGLIREREGRRVPVILFTKGGGQWLEPMAATGADALGLDWTTDIGVARSRVGDKVALQGNMDPTILYASSDRIRDEVGRILHSYGAGAGHVFNLGHGITPEVDPEHAGAFINAVHDLSAAYHS, from the coding sequence ATGACAGATTTAAAAAATGATCGTTTTCTGCGCGCCTTGCTGCGCGAGCCTGTTGATGTCACCCCTGTATGGATGATGCGCCAAGCGGGGCGTTATTTGCCCGAGTATCGGGCCAGCCGTGAACGAGCGGGTAACTTTATGGGGCTGTGTGGTAATCCTGAAGCGGCCTGCGAGGTCACCTTGCAGCCGCTGGAGCGCTACCCGCTGGATGCCGCAATTCTTTTTTCCGATATCCTGACCATACCCGATGCTATGGGCTTGGGCTTGTATTTTGAAACCGGTGAAGGCCCCAAGTTTAAAAAGACAGTGCGCAGCGAAGCCGATGTCAATGCGCTGCAGGTGATTGATCCTAAGCGCGACTTACCCTATGTAATTGATGCCGTATCTTTAATCCGCCGCGAGCTAAACGGCCGGGTGCCTCTGATAGGTTTTTCTGGCAGCCCCTGGACGCTGGCTACCTATATGATTGAAGGCGGGTCCAGTCGCGATTTCCGCCGCGCCAAGCAGATGCTTTACAACTCGCCAGAGGTGATGCATCAGCTGCTGGATACTCTCGCCCAATCGGTCACGGTGTATTTGAATGCACAAATTGAGGCCGGTGCTCAGGCGGTGCAGATTTTTGATACCTGGGGTGGGGCTCTGTCGCATCAGGCCTATGCCGAGTTCTCCCTCAATTACATGCAAAAAATTGTTTCTGGTCTGATTCGCGAGCGCGAGGGGCGCAGAGTCCCCGTGATTCTGTTTACCAAGGGGGGCGGCCAGTGGCTAGAGCCCATGGCGGCGACCGGTGCTGATGCCCTGGGTTTGGACTGGACCACGGATATCGGTGTGGCGCGCAGTCGGGTGGGGGATAAAGTGGCGTTGCAGGGCAATATGGACCCAACCATTCTTTATGCCTCAAGCGACCGTATTCGTGACGAGGTGGGCCGTATTCTACATTCCTATGGTGCTGGAGCAGGCCATGTTTTTAATCTGGGCCACGGCATTACCCCCGAAGTGGATCCGGAGCACGCTGGTGCGTTTATTAACGCTGTCCACGATTTGTCGGCCGCTTACCACTCTTAA